cttGTTTTATTACTCCGTTAGACCCCACAGGTCTTCATCATTCGGCAGCACCGATATATTTAATTACACTGTCTCTGAGCGTGGGTTACAAGCTACGATATATACACGGCAAGCGTTGAACTTTCAAGTAGTGCAATAAGTGCAGCTAGTCAGGTATGAGCACCATAATCAAAAAGGCCGGTAAACAAGGCAAATTCAGAACATGCGTTACAGCAGTCACCAGAATCCTGACTAGAGCCCGGGATTTCTATATCAACTGCATGAATAATTGCGCTTCAAATGTCGGTACGTATAACAGTATTGGTGGCATGGTGTATCCTGCTTCTCATCTCGCTCCATCTTTGCCCAAGAGCTTTAGTGTCAGATCTTCAGCATTAATCAGCGATGATGATTTGGCTGAGCTTCTGAGGGCTGCTTCCACCGGGGGCCTCAGGAACAAGATTGAGTTAGAGTTTCTTAGGCAACAGCGGCCCCCCATGGGAGGAGTAAGTGTTGTGCAGCGCAGTCAAACAATTGCCATTGGAAGGATTGATGAAGAAAAGCCCTGTGATTTTGGAGAAGATGTAACTTTGAGAACAGATGCTTTTCCCAGAAGTAGAAGCCATGCAGTCACAAACAGGAAGGATTTTCTGAAGAACAGTTGAGCAGAAAATAGAAGAATTAATGGAAGGCCGGCTTTGcaattgttttctttcttcttcttgtttagaCCTTCTCTGAATCTCTCTTTTCcacattttccttttttggtgGGCTTGAAGTTGTTAGTTCAAGTGGGAGCACTTTGCTCTAGGGTTGCTTTGATCTTGTGTATTTTTTTACTGGTTCAATCAAATCATAGCATTGACAAGTCTCCAAATCCACATATTATAGTGTCCTATTTTGATGTGATATGGTACTATTGATCTCCATTCTCCAGTTTGtagaaaattgagatttaaaaAAACAAGGCTTGCTTGATCTGTTTAATCTCCAGTTTGtagaaaattgagatttaaaaAAACAAGGCTTGCTTGATCTGTTTAATCTGTATCGAACGTGAGTCTGGCAATAGAACAGTTCGAAGTGCTCACAATAAAAACATCAAATACTGATCGAATAGTATTGCTTACACCATAAGCTACATTTTCATTTGGTGCAATGAACCACACGACTGGTTCACGTATTtggcaggaaaaaaaaaaaggattttggCCGtctagtttcttttgtttttaatttgcATGCGAACATTTGGCAGCCATTTCGAAATGCTGACAAGGGAAACATCCAATGCTGATTGATATGGTGGTATTGGATGCACCTGCCACCGAGTATCACAATCTACATTTCCATTTGCTACAATATAAGAGCATACGGCTCACTGTATTTCGCAGGTAAAAATTCAATATATCACACACATTATACATATCGAAATTATGATACTCTACGTTCATGTTATTATTGTGTGTATATTTTTAATATAACTAGGACTTTAGTatttcaataaatataaaaagCTACTGATCCAATCTCCAACAACTTGCTGGAGATACCAAGTATATATGCAACTTACctgctccttttttttctctttttcttttccgtcTCTGATATCATCACCTCCCATTCAACCCAtggagccaaaaaaaaaaagtggatgTTTTGAAGCTGTCTAGtttcttttagtaatagttttCAATTCGTAAGAGAATATTTGGAAGGTAAAGAGTCATTTTTGTTTTTCGCTCTTGCTGCTTACACGTccaatttttagtttatttttttaaaaaaaaccacCAGCACTCAATAACTATTAACAAAGTGACAATCAACGAATGTTTAATTGTACTCCGTGAAAAATATTTATCGACATTTGACGGGGCTCTGAACGTCGCTTTACATTAGAAGCTTAAAGCAATGAACAAAGACTGAATGTTTCTACTCGATCCAGCCTGGTTGATATCAACAGATCAATTTGATATTGCACGGTAAGTACAACCCCCTAATGGCTTGACTTCTACCCTTGATTTGATAAATAGAACCCATGGGTCCCCGTTAATATGCCAAATCGTTTTACACTTTTctagtagatttttttttttttcataacgACACATCTTCGAACCATACGGATGCATTATCCACCTGTATGGATTTAGAAAAAGTCACATATAGTGGCACATTAGTGGGAGGTAAGATTTAAACTTTTGACCTCCCACTCACAATACATGTGATGGCCAACTTCTCCAAAGGAAGTTGGTTTTCTAGTAGATAGATGatcaaaatttaaactaatCATATGTTGATTTAATGCTTAAGATTGAGGTGTCAGAAtttaaaaatcatgaaattatcccttttcaaCTCATAAGGGATTGAAATGAGATTTCGTGTATAGTTTAAGGGAATAAAATAGAATTAACCCATTTCAATTCGTAAGGAAACATTTGGAAGGTAAAgactagtttttatttttatttttttaatctcacTGCTTACGCGTCTAAAttaaaaaacaataaaataaaaatcaccATCACTCAATATCTATTCACAAATTGACAATCAATGAATGTGTAATTGCACTCCGTGATGGGTCCAAATCTCATCGTATGTGAGATTGTGAGTTGTTTAGACTAATTATATGTTCATATTCATCCATAAAAAATAATACTAATGATAAAACAGATTATCAACACTAATTTAGaggtaaatttttgtatattttttgaATGTCTTTATCCCACGCCCAATTGAAAATCCAGGTGCCACCGCCTCCTGAGATTTTAAAACTCAACTTGCTTTATGAATCAAATTGAAATGTTGGATCCTTTCAAACAAATAAGTGCATAAAAAGAATCTCACCAACTTTGCCTAGAACTTCTTCCTCCAccctcccccctccccccaaCCCTCTCTCTCctccacccaaaaaaaaaaaaaacatttgttTACAACTAAATTTGATCCTTCCCAGTCCTATATATGGATAAAAATGTTAGTGTTATGTCTTGCAAATTTTCTTATCTTGGTCTGCCGGTACTGGTTATATCAATTCAATCTGTTGAAGCAAATACAAAGAGTCAGCAAACTTCTGGTTAGATAttgtgaaaaacaaaaaaacaaaagatagCCGGGGAGTTGAACATTACTACTAGCCTACCGGATTCGCTTTTCTCATGCTGTAGATAAATGATACCCACCAAAATAGCGAATCCTATAATGaagggggagggagtgtaagcaagAGGTCTCGGGTTCGAATCTTTCTacttacacttaaaaaaaaaaggcaaaaaaaaaaaaaaagaatcctaTAATGAAAATGGAATAAGACCCGCATTCTTTCGATTGTTGTATATAATACAACAATAATACCTAGTTGTggaaaaattaataaatctATTTGTGAAGCAAGCTTGTCATTTTTAGCCATCCCTTTTTTAGATTGCCGTCAAGACATAAGAGGGTAGAAAATTCGATCGAATGAAGGCACAGAAGTTAAATGGCCCTTGCTTTTCTGGTTGGTACAAGCGAGCGAGCAGCGTCTTTGTTCAGCCATCAACAGGAAAGAGTCTGCTGAATGGAATGGCAAACATTTTGTTTGGAATTTTGATCTTAACACAGTTCACATTCCATCACGAACCCAACTTTAACATAATCCCTCCCTGGCCGCGTCTACAAAATAGAATAATCCTGTCCAATATACTACTAGTTATGGGAGATTGAAAGTACCACATTGGTGACATAGCATTTGAAGGATTCTTTGTTTGGTGTTTCTCGGCCTTGTTTGCACTTTACACAAACTCCTAATTGTCACGTCCATTTACCCCCATCCTCTAAAGTTTAAACAAATACTACTATGTATCATGTCATTTTTGTTTAAACTTAAATAGTTATGATTcccaaagaaaaagaagagatcAAGGAAGGGAAAGGGAAATTCTAGAGTGTTATTCGGGTTGAACAAAACTTCGTCTCCAATTTAGAGAGAGATGAAAAGACTATTGATAATACAAGGCttagaaattcttttacaaTGTCAAGTTTGCCCTGTCGAagttaaataaaaatattttctcaacaatttggaTTCTCTTGGTAAGAATAATCATCTAagtatcaaaaaaaaaaaaaaaactagagaAGGGTGATTTTGGATGCGCACCACCGAATTTATTTCTAGTAAAATCTTAAATAAGTTCACAAACTCCCATTATCCATATCCATGTATGAAGAAAAAGATTCCAAAACCACTTCGCCAACTCCGAACCTGATAATAAAagaaaacttaccatttttttctattatcattattattattatgttttGGATTCTTTTGTTACGTACCTTactttattctcttttttttaaaaaatttatcttTGCAGTTTTTTGTATTCTTGTGTTACGTATCTCCCAAAGTCGGTCCCGAAATCATTTGCTTTTGTGGCATCCGGCGTCGTTCTCCTTCCCCTCCGCCGGGCAATCACAAAACTGAATCGGACGGCCGTCGAGGATCAAGTTGTATGATGAGATGAAGAGGGGAGACAAAAGACAAAAGTTCCATGAGGCCCTTCTTCAAATGCTCTATCCCCCTCCTCCGGCTCCAAGAGAAGACAACCAGGACTCAGTAGACACATTTACCCGAAACCCCAATTTGGATTGTGTTCCAGGTATCAAATCGTTGACTGAACCCCATCTGGATTTGGTGTTAATCAGACAATGTAGGGAGTTAACGATTTTGCCCTGTTCTAATGCGTCTGATTGATTGATAGACGATTTGGATGAGGATAGAGGGTCTACGGCATCAACTGATGCTGATGAAGGAGAAGAGAATGGGCCTAAGAAGTTGACAAGAGCTCAAAGAAAGAGGCTTCGCAAGAAGAAGCTTAAAGAAGCTGCTTCACGCCGCAGGAAAATTATTGGGCCACTTTTGCCTAATACGAGCGAGAATGGTACTGCTGAAGTTGGCGGAGGTGGTGTCGTGGAGGAGGAACCTCAAGGTGTTCGAGGAAATGCTGCTGAGAAAGATGATCATGCTCGGGCGGACAAGCCAGGTGAGATTCTTCTTTTAAGAGCGCGTGGAACTTTGAAACGGAATTGGCAAAACCTATTTAGCTAGTAGTAGAGTTCTTTCCGTTTGCAGCAATTGACAGCCCTGTTTTTTAGCCGTCTGATTGAATGCCCCGTGAACTGAATATTTGTCTAGAATCCGAAGAGAGACCACTAGGCTCGAAACAAAACAAGCTAAAGCAGAGAAGAATGGTCAAGAAACTGGCCAGTGAAGGCATGATGAACCCATCAAGCGCGGGAAACAGCAATGAAGACGCTAGAATATGTGACAACGGAAGTGCTTGATTAATTACTCCTCACTCCTCAGATAGTAGACGCCTCATTGATGCAGCAAACTAGTTTCTTTGAATCCTACAGCCACCGTGTTTTTCATGAATGCATTATGCCTTCTTGTTAAGTTATGAACTAGCAGATACTGCCTCTTCTGTTTCAATGGCGGAAGCTAATCTTCGCCTGTGAGTTTTAAAACGATTTCCTCCAGTTTGTCAAAGACAGACTTTGAGGTGTGAATATgagttttgattattttgaacCCTCGCatggtaattttttttggggaatAAATTGAATTTTCAACCACTAGTTGAGGGTGCCTAGAATTTACCTTCACGACTAGAGGGTGCCTAGAATTTACGTTCAAATTTTGTAgctatatattatttttagtttttattgaTAAGTATTTTTATAAggtctttttaaatttttaattgctTGGTTCCATTGTTAGAATAAAATTTGATTAAATTTATGATAGATAACTTATTCTACTCGGTACATAGGTGATAGAAATTAGAGATCTTGCGTTCAAATACCCTGCTTCCCAAGTCACCCAACCCCCGAATCGCAAACAATATGAAAAAACTATTTAGTTCACATTTACGAATCGAAAatgaaataagtaaaataaagtCCTAATTATACTAAATTTGTGtatgttttaaaaaatttgtctATAAATATTTCCTACATCTTCATAATTAAACTCAAccaaatatatttaaaatttttcattataaaaatattatatttcttCTAGTATGCTCTCCAGCTGTTATATATATTGACTTTCACTTCCTTATTTACCAAACAAAGAAGGCTTATCAATAGCATAATCTTTTTCCTTCTAGAGTAGTGGGCATAATTATCccacaaaaaacaaaaagccctctacttttgaattgtaggaattgagaaatttatttttttaaaaatgagtAATTTAACTTAGAAATCACTATAATCTAAATATTTCTATTCTATATAATAAGGATTTGAGAAGGCATAATTAAAATATTTCCAAACAATGTAGTCACACGCCAACTAAGCTAGATGTGGTAGAGAAAGTAATCGATTCTCAGCATAATTCTTCTCAGTGCAATATTAGCACATGTTACCTTAATTTTGAGAGAGCATACACTATTTTCAGAAAAATGTATTAAGACGATAGTATATAGTTTTAAAGAATTATTTCCACCATATAGAGTAATAAGCTTTGTGATTTTCCTCGCATATTATATCAAACAAAACTCTATATATTTTTAGAAAAGGAATTGAAAATTTACTTAAATTGTCAAAGCCCCTAGAAATTTCCAATTTTATTTGAATCCGGCCCACAATAGCCTGTAGCCATTAGCCATCCAACTCGAAAAGTGTAGAAGGGTAGAATGTGAAGGGGCTGCGAAAGACGTGTACATCACACAAAGCAAAGGGGACAAAGGAAGGCTCAATCGAAAATCCAAAAACTTGAACCGCCTCAACCCCTCATCTATTGCCTCTTTACTCTTacaccccccccaaaaaaaaaaaaagaaattgcctCTTTATTTTTACAGAGATAAAGATCCTCGCAGGTCTCCAAAACCCTAAACCCCCTCTTCCTCTCTCGACTGAACAACTGAGCACCTCCAGCCATGGCGGAGCTGAAAATCTCAGAGATGCGAGACCTAACTCGAATAGAACGCATAGGTGCCCACTCCCACATCCGTGGTCTCGGCTTGGACTCTGCGCTAGAGGCTCGGGCAGTCTCTGAGGGTATGGTGGGCCAAACCTCAGCCCGAAAAGCCGCCGGGGTTATTGTTAAGATGGTCCAGCAAGGTAAAATCGCCGGCAGGGCTGTTCTTCTTGCGGGTCAACCTGGCTCCGGAAAAACTGCAATTGCCATGGGCATGGCTAAATCACTGGGCCAAGAAACCCCTTTTGCTATGCTAGCTGGAAGCGAGCTCTTCTCTCTCGAGATGTCGAAAACTGAAGCTCTCATGCAAGCTTTTAGAAAAGCTATTGGAGTTCGAATTAAAGAAGAGACGAGGTTATTGAAGGTGAAGTTGTGGAGATTCAAATTGACCGCCGGCAGTTGCTGGAGCTGCGTCGAAGACTGGCAAGTTGACGCTGAAGACGACAGAGATGGAGACGGTCTATGATTTTGGGGCGAAGATGATTGAGGCTTTTGGAAAAGAAGGGCAGAGTGGATGTTATTGCTATTGATAAGACTTCTGGAAGATTACGAAGCTAGGGAGGTTTTTTCGCGCGTCGAGAGACTATGATGCTATGGGCCCACAGACGAAGTTCGTGCAGTGCCCAGGGGAGTTGCAGAAGCGGAAAGAGATTGTGCATTGCGTGACGCTCCATGAGATTGATGTAATCAACAGCAGGTATATTATATGCTTTTACTTGGGAGAAACGTTACTCCTTGAAAGTGAATCGAACGAGCAATAGTTTGTAATGTTTGTTTGGGTGTATGCTTATCTAATTGAGTAGTTGTTGCTTCAGAGGATGTTTTAATTTTGCTGTCTTGGTATAGTAAATGGGAAAGATTTTACTTACTGTTATATACATTTCAAACTGCTTGTATTCTTTGGGAACAAACAATCACCGTTTAGCGGGCTGTCGAAATTAGCAGCTTGGAGCCATTGCATTGTTTAACCTCTGAGAGTTGATGTGAAATGTAAACTCTTCGGCTGTATATTCTATTATTGAACTTCTGATACTCATAACCAGTAATATTCTTGTAAATTGTTGAACGAATAACTCTGAGTTAAAATCTTCCCATTAATCCTGCTTGGTACCAAACAGCAGCTATCTTGTAGCTTAGTTGGTAAAACATAGCCTGGTCTTAGTTGTATCTAAGTATTTAGCAAGTACTTTTTGGTGGGCAGACTGCTATGAACTTGATCCTTCTGCCCAAGTAGAAAATGATAGGCTCTTCTTTCTTCCATTTAGCAAACTGCTTTGAACCGAATTATACGCTAGAAGAGAGGGGAAGGGACAAGGATAAGCGTGGGTAATGGAAAGTAGGGTTTCCAGGCCTTCCTTGGGGATAAACCTCATTATTAGTGCATGTGTTTCAACAGTCAAATATGGTTCATAGTGATATTCTGAATCTAGGGATGTTCTGGTGCTTATGAGATGCTATTAGTCTATTTGGGATGTTATGTCCCTCAAGTCCTGCTTCTGGCATGCCCAAATGATTGCAATTGATTTAGTTTGCATGTCCGTAAGAATAATGTAGAGCCCTCATTTTCAATATGATGATTTGTTTCTTAGACCTATGACTATGACCAGAGCACAATGAGCTGTTTGCAGTTTCAATATTACCGTGATACTGTCTTGCATTTTGTTACCTTTCATATGTAAAAGAACCTTTACATTAATAGTTTCAAAGAGAATTGAACGTGACATTTTTGAGGACGAGGATATTATGCCTCTCCTATATTTATACTTATACTTCTGTTTCTCTTTGGCAATCATTTGAGTATGTCTTTGACATGCAAGTCCTGCAAGTTGCTAACTTGGAGCCTGCACTCTACATTCCGTTAATGAGTTCAACTCGTCTGTTTGAGTGCTGAGCTTGTAAGTCATGGTTACTATTTGATTTAATCTTTCTATTGTCGTGTTTCTTTTCCCTCTTTCCTTCACTTTAACTTATTTAAAAGATCTGAAGGTCCTAATTTCAGAATGCTCGTGTCTGTGTCACGGCAGACAGCTGCAATAGAGACAAAATATGTTGGTTTAAGTAGGGGCCTTCTCTGTATCATTTATAACTAAATCAAAGTATTACCGCTTGTGTGAGTTTCGGATATGGATTTTGGCTTTCCTGCTGAAAGGTTACTGTGCTATACCAGTTAAATGTTTCATCTTTAACTCCTAAATAGCACCAAGTTTTACAGCTTGTACGGCCTTATCTTTTGATTTCAGAACACAGGGGTTTTTAGCTCTCTTCACTGGTGATACCGGTGAAATTCGCGCTGAAGTTAGGGAACAAATTGACACAAAAGTTGCAGAGTGGAGGGAAGAAGGCAAGGCAGAGATTGTCCCTGGTGTTCTTTTCATTGATGAAGTGCACATGCTTGACATAGAGTGCTTTTCTTTCCTAAACCGTGCTCTGGAGAATGATATGGCACCTATCTTGGTTGTTGCTACAAACAGAGGCATTACTACTATCCGTGGCACTAATTACAAATCTCCACATGGGATTCCAATTGATTTTCTTGATCGACTGCTTATAATCTCCACGCAACCGTACACTGAAGAAGATATAAGAAAAATTCTGGACATCAGGTGCCAAGAGGAAGACGTAGAAATGTCCGAAGATGCAAAGGTTTTACTTA
This sequence is a window from Coffea eugenioides isolate CCC68of chromosome 7, Ceug_1.0, whole genome shotgun sequence. Protein-coding genes within it:
- the LOC113778538 gene encoding uncharacterized protein LOC113778538, producing the protein MKRGDKRQKFHEALLQMLYPPPPAPREDNQDSVDTFTRNPNLDCVPDDLDEDRGSTASTDADEGEENGPKKLTRAQRKRLRKKKLKEAASRRRKIIGPLLPNTSENGTAEVGGGGVVEEEPQGVRGNAAEKDDHARADKPESEERPLGSKQNKLKQRRMVKKLASEGMMNPSSAGNSNEDARICDNGSA
- the LOC113778108 gene encoding LOW QUALITY PROTEIN: ruvB-like 2 (The sequence of the model RefSeq protein was modified relative to this genomic sequence to represent the inferred CDS: inserted 2 bases in 2 codons; substituted 2 bases at 2 genomic stop codons); protein product: MAELKISEMRDLTRIERIGAHSHIRGLGLDSALEARAVSEGMVGQTSARKAAGVIVKMVQQGKIAGRAVLLAGQPGSGKTAIAMGMAKSLGQETPFAMLAGSELFSLEMSKTEALMQAFRKAIGVRIKEEXEVIEGEVVEIQIDXPAVAGAASKTGKLTLKTTEMETVYDFGAKMIEAFGKEGQSGCYCYXXDFWKITKLGRFFRASRDYDAMGPQTKFVQCPGELQKRKEIVHCVTLHEIDVINSRTQGFLALFTGDTGEIRAEVREQIDTKVAEWREEGKAEIVPGVLFIDEVHMLDIECFSFLNRALENDMAPILVVATNRGITTIRGTNYKSPHGIPIDFLDRLLIISTQPYTEEDIRKILDIRCQEEDVEMSEDAKVLLTKIGVDTSLRYGIHLITAAALACQKRNGKIVEMEDISRVYELFYDVKRSTQYLMEFQSQYMFNEVPAGEGDEDEANAMVS
- the LOC113777927 gene encoding uncharacterized protein LOC113777927; translation: MSTIIKKAGKQGKFRTCVTAVTRILTRARDFYINCMNNCASNVGTYNSIGGMVYPASHLAPSLPKSFSVRSSALISDDDLAELLRAASTGGLRNKIELEFLRQQRPPMGGVSVVQRSQTIAIGRIDEEKPCDFGEDVTLRTDAFPRSRSHAVTNRKDFLKNS